One genomic segment of Hordeum vulgare subsp. vulgare chromosome 2H, MorexV3_pseudomolecules_assembly, whole genome shotgun sequence includes these proteins:
- the LOC123425625 gene encoding CDP-diacylglycerol--serine O-phosphatidyltransferase 1-like yields MASSLSELGFDTGGASSGFFRPVADGCPVTPTSSAIPHSRLTKISAIGAGNMGMAIAQTILTHPLRKSAARSQQLASAINQRADQGFPDRWRRRRQADRHPLPPSGPSFSQVRVLPPLAACPVSCPGQSPSCLVKRTLGHFTPPQWDKDEWYPLLGPWRFIQVLSLCVIFMTIELNTFFHKFYLWIPPQNPLIVYRLVLWWLIAIPTIREYNTYLQDRKPVKKVGSFCWLSLAICIIELLICIKVGHGFFPKSMPSWLIVFWTMVAPLLTTFL; encoded by the exons ATGGCTTCATCGCTGTCGGAGCTGGGCTTCGACACCGGGGGTGCCTCGTCGGGCTTCTTCCGGCCGGTGGCCGACGGCTGCCCGGTCACCCCGACCTCCTCCGCCATCCCGCACAGTCGCCTCACCAAGATCTCCGCCATCGGGGCTGGCAACATGGGCATGGCCATCGCGCAGACCATCCTGACCCATCCCCTTCGCAAATCCGCTGCGAGATCGCAGCAATTAGCGAGTGCGATCAATCAGCGCGCCGACCAAGGGTTTCCCGACCGTTGGCGACGCCGCAGGCAGGCAGACCGCCATCCACTCCCTCCCTCCGGTCCGTCCTTCTCGCAGGTGCGCGTCCTGCCTCCTCTCGCCGCCTGCCCCGTTTCTTGCCCCGGTCAGTCCCCTTCCTGCCTG GTGAAAAGGACACTTGGTCATTTCACGCCACCACAGTGGGATAAGGATGAGTGGTACCCTCTGCTTGGGCCTTGGAGGTTCATCCAAGTGCTAAGCCTGTGTGTAATTTTCATGACCATCGAACTTAACACATTCTTCCATAAATTCTACCTCTGGATTCCTCCCCAGAATCCCTTGATTGTCTACCGACTGGTCCTTTGGTGGTTGATTGCGATACCAACCATCCGCGAATACAATACATACTTGCAGGACAG GAAACCTGTGAAGAAGGTGGGTTCTTTCTGCTGGCTTTCGCTGGCTATATGCATCATAGAGCTTCTGATCTGCATCAAGGTTGGACACG GTTTCTTCCCGAAGTCGATGCCATCTTGGCTGATCGTATTCTGGACGATGGTGGCCCCGCTTCTCACGACattcctgtag